In a genomic window of Zootoca vivipara chromosome 5, rZooViv1.1, whole genome shotgun sequence:
- the SEPTIN2 gene encoding septin-2 translates to MSKQQPAEKFTNPETPGYVGFANLPNQVHRKSVKKGFEFTLMVVGESGLGKSTLINSLFLTDLYPERIIPGAAEKIERTVQIEASTVEIEERGVKLRLTVVDTPGYGDAINCRDCFRTIISYIDEQFERYLHDESGLNRRHIVDNRVHCCFYFISPFGHGLKPLDVEFMKAIHNKVNIVPVIAKADTLTLKERERLKKRILDEIEEHSIKIYHLPDAESDEDEDFKEQTRLLKTSIPFCVVGSNQLIEAKGKKVRGRLYPWGVVEVENPEHNDFLKLRTMLITHMQDLQEVTQDLHYENFRSERLKKGGRKVEDEEVNKDQILLEKEAELRRMQEMIARMQAQMQMQRHGGEGDSDGIHGHKV, encoded by the exons ATGTCCAAG CAACAGCCTGCTGAAAAGTTTACAAATCCAGAAACTCCTGGTTATGTTGGATTTGCAAACCTTCCAAACCAGGTTCATCGGAAGTCTGTGAAAAAAGGCTTTGAGTTCACCCTTATGGTGGTTG GTGAATCTGGCTTGGGAAAATCTACTCTAATAAACAGCCTGTTCTTAACAGATCTCTATCCAGAAAGAATAATCCCAGGAGCAGCTG AGAAAATTGAAAGGACTGTGCAGATTGAAGCTTCAACAGTTGAAATTGAGGAAAGGGGTGTAAAGCTCCGTCTAACTGTGGTAGATACACCAGGATATGGTGATGCCATCAATTGCCGAGATTG TTTCAGGACCATTATATCCTATATTGATGAGCAGTTTGAGCGTTACCTTCATGATGAGAGTGGTTTGAACAGACGGCATATTGTAGACAATAGAGTTCACTGCTGCTTCTATTTCATTTCACCATTTGGTCATGG ACTTAAGCCCTTGGATGTTGAGTTCATGAAAGCCATACACAACAAAGTGAATATTGTGCCTGTAATTGCAAAAGCCGATACTCTTACTCTGAAGGAGCGAGAAAGACTGAAGAAAAGA ATTCTGGATGAAATTGAAGAACATAGTATCAAGATATATCACTTGCCTGATGCTGAATCAGATGAGGATGAGGACTTTAAAGAACAGACCAGGCTTCTGAAG ACCAGCATTCCATTTTGTGTAGTGGGATCCAATCAGCTGATTGAGGCCAAAGGCAAAAAGGTTAGAGGTCGCCTCTATCCTTGGGGAGTTGTTGAAGTGGAGAATCCAGAGCATAATGATTTCTTGAAGCTAAGAACCATGCTAAT CACTCACATGCAGGACCTCCAGGAAGTTACTCAAGATCTTCACTATGAAAATTTCCGTTCTGAAAGACTTAAAAAAGGTGGCAG GAAGGTTGAAGATGAAGAAGTTAACAAAGACCAAATCTTGCTGGAAAAGGAAGCTGAa CTCCGTCGGATGCAAGAGATGATTGCAAGAATGCAAGCGCAGATGCAGATGCAGAGGCATGGTGGAGAAGGAGACAGTGATGGCATCCATGGGCACAAAGTTTAA